One Roseburia rectibacter DNA window includes the following coding sequences:
- a CDS encoding right-handed parallel beta-helix repeat-containing protein, translating to MKKKCFFKTVCSCILGTALLLSSTSSSYASPNIQDIDSIADTVSEMFKKSEELKTTEVSEMTESSETTESSETTESLETTESSETTESSETTESSETTESSETTESSETTESSETTESSETAESSETIEESENNDNFEIIELTEDTEISEQFDTPKGAVSNGYYVINVTKSEISSTSAYAAIQSALDEAQENATTDLPYKVFVDPGKYSLTQGLRIYSNTYLCLTGVTLTQNKGSNYNMIKVGDSNDTHSGYYYQNITIDGGIWNENGNSNTAIKICHTQNITLMNATLKNCSNSHLMEIAGNNGITIQNCNFADQALSTSAKPYTYEAIQLDILLESHLSGYLSEDLPLKNVKITGCSFKNVPRGIGSHTAILNNPVDTIEISNNTFTSLKSLAIQAMNYINCTITGNTITDTPQGIMIYSVRESGTFLASTAVKEGHIPSSTPVTYQTPVNNQKMVISNNTIAASGNDPYEDYENAAIFVSGLNLGSATTGSGDTIPAGNYFISGITISDNTINTDGHGIRLQDARNSTITGNTITYSQVSKPKNTFYGIQLRESSTNGIIDNNTINKPLSGIHIFEKSSAKSISGNTVTTPTNNAIMIENASATNISSNTVNKPGINGIFIYNNSNVDLITDNNISAGNVNINIDGSTVTEISKNTLSSAKTNSVFLHNKCTVNKLSSNTINASGKHGVFIDCATAKTIKANTIQAPAITGVHVYNNSKVSTIANNQITSPGKYGICAEKSTARTISGNSISKPANTGIFIFTKSKTGTISDNTITSGKDKGIAINSVKCKMTISGNTIKKCKAYPIYCNPASTSYAITLKKNIITGNSKKIDGIRADSGKLILSSNTISSCSRAIILSSKVKGTVYPNTFKKNTYNNVKVNSSYVKTLTVKSLSGKSKSAKTATLNWKKLSSASGYVVYRSASKNGSYTKISTIKKNKTITYKDSKLKRKSTYYYKIVPYTTIGKTTVYGLDSKIVSIKIK from the coding sequence ATGAAAAAAAAATGTTTTTTTAAGACAGTATGCAGTTGTATTCTGGGTACAGCTTTATTACTGTCATCCACTTCATCATCATATGCATCACCGAATATTCAAGATATCGATTCTATTGCGGATACAGTATCTGAAATGTTCAAAAAATCCGAGGAATTGAAAACAACTGAAGTGTCGGAAATGACCGAATCATCAGAAACTACTGAATCATCAGAAACTACTGAATCATTAGAAACTACTGAATCATCAGAAACTACTGAATCATCAGAAACTACTGAATCATCAGAAACTACTGAATCATCAGAAACTACTGAATCATCAGAAACTACTGAATCATCAGAAACTACTGAATCATCAGAAACTGCTGAATCATCAGAAACTATCGAAGAATCAGAGAACAATGATAATTTCGAAATTATCGAATTAACGGAAGATACTGAAATTTCCGAACAATTTGATACTCCCAAAGGAGCTGTTTCCAATGGGTATTATGTTATTAATGTAACCAAAAGTGAAATTTCTTCCACCAGTGCATATGCCGCTATACAATCTGCACTAGATGAAGCTCAGGAAAATGCAACAACAGACTTACCATACAAAGTTTTTGTAGATCCCGGAAAATATTCTCTCACACAAGGACTTCGTATTTACAGCAACACTTATCTTTGCCTGACAGGTGTTACCCTTACTCAAAACAAGGGAAGCAATTACAACATGATAAAAGTAGGCGACAGTAATGATACACATTCAGGTTATTATTACCAAAATATTACCATTGATGGCGGTATCTGGAACGAAAATGGCAATAGCAATACCGCCATCAAGATCTGTCATACACAGAACATTACTCTGATGAATGCCACATTGAAAAATTGTTCCAATTCTCACCTTATGGAGATTGCTGGCAATAACGGTATCACAATTCAAAATTGTAATTTTGCCGATCAGGCATTATCGACAAGTGCCAAACCCTATACCTATGAAGCCATTCAGCTTGATATTTTACTAGAATCTCACTTGTCCGGTTATCTATCTGAAGATCTTCCTTTAAAGAATGTAAAAATTACCGGTTGCTCCTTTAAAAATGTTCCACGTGGTATTGGTAGTCACACTGCAATACTAAACAATCCAGTAGACACGATAGAAATTTCCAACAATACATTTACCAGTCTTAAGAGTCTAGCTATACAGGCAATGAATTACATCAACTGTACTATTACAGGCAATACCATAACTGATACTCCGCAAGGTATCATGATATATTCCGTTCGTGAAAGTGGTACTTTTCTTGCTTCCACAGCAGTAAAAGAAGGACATATTCCATCGTCAACCCCGGTTACATATCAAACTCCTGTGAACAATCAAAAAATGGTTATCAGCAATAATACAATTGCAGCTTCAGGTAATGACCCTTATGAAGATTACGAAAATGCCGCTATTTTTGTCAGTGGTTTAAATCTAGGTTCTGCCACTACCGGCTCTGGAGATACAATTCCTGCAGGTAATTATTTTATCAGCGGCATAACCATCTCCGATAATACGATCAATACGGATGGACATGGAATCCGTCTGCAAGACGCCAGGAACTCAACAATAACTGGAAATACAATAACTTATTCTCAGGTTTCAAAGCCTAAAAATACCTTCTATGGCATACAGTTACGCGAATCCTCTACCAATGGAATCATTGACAATAATACAATCAATAAGCCCCTTTCCGGCATACATATATTTGAAAAATCCTCTGCAAAATCCATTTCAGGGAATACAGTAACTACACCAACTAACAATGCTATTATGATAGAAAATGCCAGTGCTACGAATATTTCTTCAAATACGGTTAACAAGCCTGGTATCAACGGAATATTTATTTATAATAATTCTAATGTTGACTTAATCACAGACAACAATATTTCTGCCGGAAATGTCAACATTAACATTGACGGAAGCACAGTCACTGAAATAAGTAAAAATACGCTTTCTTCTGCAAAAACAAACAGTGTATTTTTGCATAACAAATGTACAGTAAATAAACTTTCCAGTAATACCATTAATGCTTCTGGAAAACATGGTGTATTTATCGATTGTGCTACTGCCAAAACCATAAAAGCCAATACGATACAAGCACCTGCTATTACTGGTGTACATGTATATAACAACAGCAAAGTTTCTACCATTGCGAATAATCAAATTACCTCACCTGGTAAGTATGGCATCTGTGCCGAAAAGAGTACTGCAAGAACTATCTCTGGCAACTCAATCAGCAAACCTGCCAATACAGGTATTTTTATCTTTACCAAAAGCAAAACAGGTACAATATCCGACAATACCATTACCTCTGGAAAAGATAAAGGAATTGCGATCAACTCTGTAAAGTGCAAAATGACGATCAGTGGAAATACAATAAAAAAATGCAAGGCTTACCCTATTTATTGCAACCCTGCCTCTACCTCCTACGCAATTACGTTGAAGAAAAATATCATAACAGGCAATTCAAAAAAAATTGATGGTATCCGTGCTGACTCAGGTAAACTTATTCTTAGCAGCAATACAATCTCTTCCTGTAGTAGGGCGATTATTCTTTCTTCCAAAGTAAAGGGGACTGTTTATCCGAATACTTTCAAAAAGAATACTTATAATAATGTAAAAGTTAATTCCAGTTATGTTAAAACATTAACTGTAAAATCACTTTCCGGAAAATCAAAGTCAGCAAAAACAGCTACATTAAATTGGAAAAAACTTTCATCAGCTTCCGGCTATGTTGTTTATCGTTCAGCCTCCAAAAATGGCAGCTATACAAAAATTTCTACGATAAAAAAGAATAAAACCATTACCTATAAAGATTCTAAATTAAAGAGGAAGTCTACTTATTACTATAAAATTGTTCCATACACTACAATAGGAAAAACTACAGTTTATGGACTAGATAGTAAGATTGTATCCATCAAGATCAAATAA
- a CDS encoding polysaccharide pyruvyl transferase family protein — MKFGVVIHKPTMNLGDDIQTYAAAKLLPHVDYQIDREYISDFKSENDEPVAVIMNAWWMWKKWNWPPADCIIPKLLSMHINNYGVARKSSPIYAEWAQGCGGEFFKKYGPVGCRDMASLDFFKEQGIDCYFSGCLTLTIPKQEKTEDAGTYVCLVDLNDKIRAKAMEYLKDTGLEIRVISHNCDYRKSNATFEERMAKAEEILTLYQNAKFVITRRLHVTLPCLALETPVLSIVDLKDAEGNGTRWGCYMDTVRCIDNEDFLSGNFEYDFNNPPENKKGYLALREKLIQDVQDFVAEYENCDLPLEQVRKTTYTPLERLEWQNNMKTEVLEKWLKKSRKLLDDKKLFEKKYKDTLKNLRKYKKYVDELQSQGIISEIKLPDVEDTPKSEQQLQRDAFKNKIWKKIKKMF, encoded by the coding sequence ATGAAATTTGGTGTAGTGATTCACAAACCGACAATGAATTTGGGGGATGATATTCAGACCTATGCAGCAGCTAAATTATTGCCTCATGTTGATTATCAGATAGATAGAGAATATATTAGTGATTTTAAAAGTGAAAATGATGAACCGGTAGCTGTTATCATGAATGCATGGTGGATGTGGAAAAAATGGAACTGGCCGCCTGCAGACTGTATTATCCCCAAATTACTGAGCATGCATATTAATAATTATGGGGTTGCAAGAAAATCATCTCCAATTTATGCCGAATGGGCGCAGGGATGTGGAGGAGAGTTTTTTAAGAAGTATGGTCCGGTGGGATGCAGAGATATGGCATCGCTTGATTTTTTTAAAGAACAGGGTATAGATTGCTATTTTAGCGGATGTCTTACATTAACAATTCCGAAACAGGAGAAAACGGAAGATGCGGGAACATATGTCTGTTTGGTTGATTTAAACGATAAGATCAGAGCGAAAGCAATGGAATATCTGAAAGATACAGGACTAGAAATTCGGGTTATAAGTCATAATTGTGATTATAGAAAATCGAACGCAACATTTGAAGAGAGAATGGCAAAAGCAGAGGAGATACTTACTTTATATCAAAATGCTAAATTTGTTATTACGCGAAGGCTGCATGTAACATTGCCTTGTCTTGCACTAGAGACCCCCGTTTTGTCAATCGTTGATCTCAAGGATGCGGAAGGAAATGGGACACGCTGGGGATGTTATATGGATACGGTTCGTTGTATTGATAATGAAGATTTCTTATCTGGTAATTTTGAGTATGATTTCAATAATCCGCCAGAAAATAAAAAAGGATATCTTGCTTTACGCGAAAAGCTGATTCAGGATGTACAGGATTTTGTTGCCGAGTATGAGAATTGTGATCTGCCATTAGAACAGGTGCGGAAGACTACCTATACACCGTTGGAGCGTTTAGAGTGGCAGAATAACATGAAAACAGAAGTGTTAGAGAAGTGGTTAAAGAAAAGCAGAAAACTTCTGGATGATAAAAAATTATTTGAAAAAAAATATAAGGATACATTAAAAAACCTGAGAAAGTACAAAAAATATGTAGATGAATTACAAAGTCAGGGAATTATTAGTGAAATTAAGCTTCCTGATGTGGAGGATACACCGAAATCAGAGCAGCAATTGCAGCGAGATGCTTTCAAAAATAAAATTTGGAAGAAAATTAAAAAAATGTTTTGA
- a CDS encoding NAD-dependent epimerase/dehydratase family protein, with product MNECMENEIMQQDLEMLVDSDLPITALEGKSVLVTGATGLIGSQMVYLLACYNRMRNLQIHIIAMVRNEEKGKKMFSHLIGRGDVELLVGDINRPVVYSDSVDYIIHGASATSSKYFVSNPVETIYTALDGTSNILKFATEKKINGMVYLSSLEVYGTPEKDADLITENDYGYIEPLSVRSSYSEGKRMVECLCASYAHEYSVPVKIARLSQTFGPGVAYEDGRVFAEFARCALEQRDIVLHTQGHTVRSYCYTKDALSALLYILISGKAGEAYNVTNMDTAVSIKEMAELVCETIGSGKIKTVIDIPEDLASFGYNPEMIIRLDSKKLMQLGWKATIGLEEMFERLIKGMKK from the coding sequence ATGAACGAGTGCATGGAAAATGAAATTATGCAGCAAGATCTGGAGATGCTTGTAGATAGTGATCTGCCAATTACAGCATTAGAGGGTAAGTCGGTACTTGTGACAGGTGCGACAGGATTGATTGGTTCGCAGATGGTATATTTGCTTGCATGTTATAACCGAATGCGTAACCTTCAGATTCATATTATTGCTATGGTGCGTAATGAAGAAAAAGGGAAAAAGATGTTTTCGCATCTGATTGGGCGTGGGGATGTTGAATTGCTTGTTGGTGATATAAATAGACCAGTGGTATATTCGGATTCTGTAGATTACATTATACACGGAGCCAGTGCAACCAGTTCAAAATATTTTGTGTCTAATCCTGTTGAAACAATTTATACGGCATTGGATGGAACGTCAAATATCTTAAAGTTTGCTACAGAAAAAAAGATAAATGGGATGGTGTATCTGTCATCTTTGGAGGTATATGGAACACCGGAGAAAGATGCAGATCTGATTACAGAAAATGATTATGGATATATTGAACCGCTCAGTGTAAGAAGCAGCTATTCCGAAGGAAAACGTATGGTAGAGTGTTTGTGTGCATCTTATGCACACGAATATAGTGTACCGGTTAAGATTGCCAGACTTTCTCAGACCTTTGGACCGGGAGTTGCATACGAAGATGGAAGGGTGTTTGCGGAATTTGCACGCTGTGCATTGGAACAGCGGGATATTGTACTGCATACGCAGGGACATACGGTAAGAAGTTATTGTTACACAAAAGATGCACTTTCTGCATTATTATACATTTTAATTTCCGGTAAAGCAGGGGAAGCATATAATGTTACGAATATGGATACTGCGGTGTCGATTAAGGAAATGGCAGAATTGGTCTGTGAGACAATTGGAAGTGGAAAAATCAAAACTGTGATCGATATTCCTGAGGATTTAGCCTCTTTCGGATATAATCCGGAAATGATAATCCGATTGGATAGTAAAAAATTAATGCAGCTTGGCTGGAAAGCAACAATTGGATTAGAAGAGATGTTTGAGCGTTTGATAAAGGGAATGAAGAAATAA
- a CDS encoding IspD/TarI family cytidylyltransferase, whose amino-acid sequence MNIAIVFAGGSGVRMGAGVPKQFLEINGKPIIVHTLQLFQCHDMIDKIYISVLADYIPYMKELVDEYRLNKVADVIPGGETAQDSIYNALKKAESENAEDSIVLLHDGVRPFVSYEVISNNIRSVQEKGNAITCTPCFETIMISKDGSHVDSVPYRKETFAAQAPQSFYLKDIIAAHDAVRSTPTKYENMVDACTIIRSQGIEAHMVEGNRGNIKVTTPEDVYTFRALLQYKENEQAFGLGITNRIGNGRKPL is encoded by the coding sequence ATGAATATAGCGATTGTTTTTGCTGGTGGAAGCGGAGTCAGAATGGGAGCCGGTGTCCCGAAACAGTTTTTGGAAATAAATGGGAAACCGATTATTGTTCATACACTTCAACTTTTTCAGTGCCATGATATGATTGATAAAATATATATTTCAGTACTTGCTGATTATATCCCTTATATGAAAGAATTGGTAGATGAATACCGTTTGAATAAGGTGGCAGATGTTATTCCAGGTGGAGAGACTGCACAGGATTCGATTTATAATGCGTTAAAAAAAGCAGAAAGTGAAAATGCAGAGGATTCTATCGTACTATTGCATGATGGTGTACGCCCATTTGTATCTTATGAAGTGATCAGTAATAATATTCGCTCTGTACAGGAAAAAGGCAATGCAATTACCTGTACTCCTTGTTTTGAAACAATCATGATCAGTAAGGATGGGAGTCACGTCGACTCTGTTCCATATCGTAAGGAAACGTTTGCAGCGCAGGCACCACAGAGCTTTTACTTAAAAGATATTATTGCTGCACATGATGCAGTTAGAAGTACACCTACAAAATATGAAAATATGGTTGATGCGTGTACGATTATTCGCAGCCAGGGGATTGAAGCACATATGGTGGAAGGAAACAGAGGCAATATTAAAGTTACGACACCGGAAGATGTGTATACGTTTCGTGCATTGTTACAGTACAAAGAGAATGAACAGGCATTTGGACTGGGTATTACAAATCGTATAGGAAATGGAAGAAAGCCTTTATAG
- a CDS encoding ABC transporter ATP-binding protein: MAKELLRVEHIGMKFNLSKERVNDFREYVIRMLKGKKLEKDEFWALKDINFSIHEGERIGILGLNGAGKSTLLKVVAGVFKPTEGRVIRNGKIVPLLELGAGFDKNYTGRENIFLYGAVLGYGRQYMEEKYDQIVEFSGLEDFMDVPIKNYSSGMKSKLGFAIATIAEPEILILDEVLSVGDGKFRKKSEKKILDMMQDGTAVLFVSHSLAQVKRICNKAMILEGGKMIAFGDVDEVAQVYAEMTGELDELTVGQKNLVKKKNKKKKTEKIKQEDKREVMEES; the protein is encoded by the coding sequence ATGGCAAAGGAATTATTACGTGTAGAACACATAGGAATGAAATTTAATCTAAGTAAAGAACGAGTGAATGATTTTCGTGAATATGTAATAAGAATGCTCAAAGGTAAAAAGTTAGAGAAGGATGAGTTTTGGGCACTTAAAGATATTAATTTTAGTATTCATGAAGGAGAACGAATAGGAATTCTTGGACTAAATGGAGCAGGAAAAAGTACGTTACTCAAAGTGGTTGCAGGAGTATTTAAACCCACAGAGGGCAGAGTAATAAGAAATGGAAAAATAGTACCATTATTAGAGCTTGGAGCAGGATTTGATAAGAACTATACAGGCCGGGAAAATATATTTTTATATGGAGCAGTGCTTGGATATGGTCGTCAATACATGGAAGAAAAATATGATCAGATTGTAGAGTTTTCCGGATTAGAGGATTTTATGGATGTACCTATTAAAAACTATTCATCAGGTATGAAATCAAAGTTGGGATTTGCAATCGCAACGATAGCTGAACCGGAAATTTTAATTTTAGATGAAGTACTTTCTGTAGGAGATGGTAAGTTCAGAAAGAAGAGTGAAAAGAAAATCCTTGATATGATGCAGGATGGTACGGCGGTTTTATTTGTGTCACATTCACTTGCACAGGTAAAACGTATCTGCAATAAAGCTATGATCCTTGAAGGGGGAAAAATGATTGCTTTTGGGGATGTAGATGAAGTGGCACAGGTTTATGCAGAAATGACGGGTGAACTGGATGAGTTAACAGTGGGTCAGAAAAATCTTGTGAAAAAAAAGAATAAAAAAAAGAAAACAGAAAAAATCAAACAGGAAGATAAAAGGGAGGTTATGGAAGAATCATGA
- a CDS encoding ABC transporter permease, protein MSINKKHVKTFWNRRFLLYELVKKGIKLKYRRSYLGILWSMLEPILTTIVLTIVFGTLFGNNDKEFPLYILCGRLVYSFFATGTKTASKSIRLNAAMIKKVYIPKYLYPLSCVLYNYVIFAISLIVMVPLAVYCNVTVTWHIIEAIIPLLLLFILTFGVGMILTTINVFFRDMEYIWEVLLMLIMYSSAIFYYPERLMNSGYAWILKWNPLYCMIQSFRNAMFGEAMDMGLTAYAAVCSIVVLILGVICFYKKQDDFILQI, encoded by the coding sequence ATGAGTATTAATAAGAAACATGTGAAGACATTTTGGAATCGTCGATTTCTGTTATATGAGCTGGTAAAAAAGGGAATTAAATTAAAATATCGTCGTTCGTATCTTGGTATTTTATGGTCTATGTTAGAACCGATATTAACCACAATTGTATTAACAATTGTATTTGGAACGTTGTTTGGAAATAATGATAAGGAATTTCCATTATATATCTTATGTGGAAGGCTGGTATATTCTTTTTTTGCAACGGGAACTAAAACAGCATCCAAATCTATCAGGTTAAATGCAGCGATGATAAAAAAGGTATACATTCCGAAATATTTATATCCGCTATCCTGTGTATTATATAATTATGTGATTTTTGCTATTTCGTTAATTGTAATGGTTCCGTTGGCGGTATATTGTAATGTAACTGTGACATGGCATATCATTGAGGCAATTATCCCACTGTTACTTCTTTTTATTTTAACATTTGGAGTTGGAATGATATTGACAACGATCAATGTATTCTTTCGGGATATGGAATATATATGGGAAGTGCTTTTAATGCTTATTATGTATTCAAGTGCAATTTTTTATTATCCGGAACGTTTAATGAACAGCGGGTATGCGTGGATTTTAAAATGGAATCCGTTGTATTGTATGATCCAGAGTTTTCGTAATGCAATGTTTGGGGAAGCTATGGACATGGGGTTGACGGCATATGCAGCAGTATGTTCTATTGTAGTGTTGATTTTAGGTGTGATTTGTTTTTATAAAAAACAGGATGATTTTATTTTGCAGATATAG
- a CDS encoding CDP-glycerol glycerophosphotransferase family protein yields the protein MQAIKKKLKRIIKLFITYKIENDTRVYQLKYTPFTVKKSLIKKTFQQYGNTSINTKKIIFDNYMGHGYGCNCKYVTEELIRRGTDFDLVWIVKDANAHKGEFPPKVRLVEYGSKEAMFEYYTAAVWVCNYHLIHYWNQGLVKRFGQYYIQMWHGSFGIKKIEKNCDCLTNSQSWTYLAKKNSQNTDFWISNSFFEDEVYQNAFWSVKNILKLGHPRNDIFFKDGQDLVEKKVRKSLSIDGKDKILLYVPTFREKLDFPNYKLDIEKLKKALEKKTDQSWKIVVRLHPRMQNSLEKVCIDEKKQIVKADDYPDIQELLAAAQVVITDYSSCIFDFLLTVRPGFLFVPDLEHYDQERGFYYKLEETPFPIAHTNEELIHNIENFNQEKYSMQVEDFLKKKGSVEDGEASVRVCNLIESIVSEKEIRG from the coding sequence GTGCAGGCAATCAAAAAAAAGTTAAAACGAATAATAAAGTTATTTATAACATATAAAATCGAAAATGATACCAGAGTATATCAGTTAAAGTACACACCGTTTACTGTTAAAAAATCATTAATAAAAAAAACATTTCAACAATATGGTAATACTTCCATAAACACAAAAAAGATTATATTTGATAATTATATGGGACATGGATACGGATGCAATTGTAAGTATGTGACGGAAGAATTAATACGTCGCGGAACGGATTTTGATTTAGTTTGGATTGTGAAAGATGCAAATGCACATAAAGGGGAATTTCCCCCCAAGGTGAGGCTGGTTGAATATGGATCTAAAGAAGCTATGTTTGAATATTATACAGCGGCTGTATGGGTATGTAATTATCATTTGATTCATTATTGGAATCAGGGACTGGTAAAAAGATTTGGACAGTATTATATTCAGATGTGGCATGGATCATTTGGAATAAAAAAGATCGAAAAAAACTGTGATTGTTTAACCAATAGTCAAAGTTGGACATATCTTGCCAAAAAAAATTCGCAGAATACCGATTTTTGGATTTCGAATAGTTTTTTCGAAGATGAAGTATATCAGAATGCTTTTTGGTCGGTAAAAAATATTTTGAAATTAGGTCATCCCAGAAATGATATCTTTTTTAAGGATGGACAGGATCTTGTGGAAAAAAAAGTGCGCAAGAGTTTATCAATTGATGGAAAAGATAAAATTTTGCTATATGTGCCGACTTTCCGAGAAAAGCTTGATTTTCCTAATTATAAACTGGATATTGAAAAATTAAAAAAAGCTTTGGAAAAGAAAACAGACCAATCCTGGAAAATTGTTGTAAGACTGCATCCAAGGATGCAGAATTCGTTGGAAAAGGTTTGTATAGATGAAAAAAAACAGATTGTGAAAGCAGATGATTATCCTGATATTCAGGAGTTATTAGCAGCAGCACAAGTGGTGATCACAGATTACTCCAGTTGTATTTTTGATTTTTTATTAACAGTAAGACCTGGCTTTTTATTTGTGCCTGATTTAGAACATTATGATCAGGAACGAGGGTTTTATTATAAATTGGAAGAAACTCCTTTTCCAATCGCACATACAAATGAAGAACTTATTCATAATATAGAAAATTTTAATCAGGAAAAATATAGCATGCAGGTGGAAGATTTCTTAAAGAAAAAAGGATCGGTGGAAGATGGAGAAGCATCTGTACGTGTATGCAACTTAATAGAAAGTATAGTGTCAGAAAAGGAAATTAGAGGATGA
- a CDS encoding LicD family protein — MENGLKELQQRLVEMLSSFQKFTQQNGMIFFLVGGSALGAVRHQGFIPWDDDVDIAMMREDFEKMEYLMSLQHDRLGEFIYSPVEKHMIPDAPIGYLYDTLHADAGYENTAKIDIHPIDGVPKSGVLKKVQKWTSLIYYLSEYRLPVKNKGKAIRNISKVILKITPGFIFRFYMRVCKKIMTSWRTSDSEYICSLFGVAGYEREVMPKSYLLPLKEADFENKVFMIPGNYDPYLKRLYGDYKKMPPEMEQHPRHKIHELYKK, encoded by the coding sequence ATGGAAAATGGATTAAAAGAATTGCAGCAACGTTTAGTTGAAATGCTGTCGTCTTTTCAGAAATTTACACAACAGAATGGAATGATTTTTTTTCTGGTAGGCGGAAGTGCGTTAGGTGCAGTCAGACATCAGGGATTTATACCATGGGACGACGACGTGGATATTGCAATGATGCGGGAAGATTTCGAAAAAATGGAATACCTGATGAGTCTGCAGCATGACCGGCTGGGTGAATTTATATATTCACCGGTCGAGAAGCATATGATACCGGATGCGCCAATTGGTTATTTATATGATACCTTGCATGCAGATGCCGGATATGAAAATACGGCAAAAATAGACATACATCCGATTGATGGTGTTCCAAAATCGGGAGTATTAAAGAAGGTTCAGAAGTGGACATCACTTATTTATTATTTGTCAGAATATCGTCTTCCAGTTAAAAATAAAGGAAAAGCAATCCGGAATATTTCAAAGGTAATTCTTAAAATAACCCCCGGTTTTATATTCCGGTTTTATATGAGAGTGTGTAAAAAGATCATGACATCATGGAGAACTTCGGATAGTGAGTATATCTGTAGCTTATTTGGGGTTGCCGGGTATGAGAGGGAAGTGATGCCGAAAAGTTATCTGCTTCCATTAAAAGAGGCTGATTTTGAGAATAAAGTTTTTATGATACCGGGAAATTATGATCCGTATTTGAAAAGGCTGTATGGAGATTATAAGAAAATGCCTCCTGAGATGGAGCAGCATCCCAGACATAAGATACATGAGCTATATAAAAAATAA